A single window of Sparus aurata chromosome 22, fSpaAur1.1, whole genome shotgun sequence DNA harbors:
- the kif3ca gene encoding kinesin-like protein KIF3C isoform X1: MSKNKSSESVKVVVRCRPLNHKEVSNGPAGGIIQMDLRLGQVILRNPRAPASEPQKTFTFDGVYDANSKQRDLYDESVRPLIDSVLAGFNGTIFAYGQTGTGKTYTMQGAWMDPEKRGVIPNAFDHIFTHISRSQSDRQYLVRASYLEIYLEEIRDLLDPKHGNARALELRENPESGVYVRDLTSCVCKSIKEIEEVMNMGNQARAVGATDMNEHSSRSHALFLITVECSQPGPDGRKHIRVGRLNLVDLAGSERQAKTGVQGERLKEAAKINLSLSALGNVISALADGRSSHVPYRDSKLTRLLQDSLGGNAKTVMVATLGPAPQHYDETLTTLRYANRAKNIQNQPRVNEDPKDALLREFQREIARLRAQLNHRKWRSKQKKEQVEVDGEAWEREGDEETEGEDEEGVEKAAEEYVKLEEQRLEMEKEAIRGDQFMLAEEKQRLLGEKERMMGDLRKEQEATEQLTAKYKAMESKLLVGGKNIIDHTNEQQKMLEMKRQEIADQTCSEREIQQQMLVQDEETLELRETFTSLQQEVEAKTKKLKKYLKLYAKLQCIKAEIQDVNDEHVRSRQELEQTQNELTRELKFKYLIIENFIPPEEKNKIMNRLTFDPEEDQWKFQPLVPAESKSSQMKKRPTSAVGYKRPISQYARVAIAMGAHSRYRAENIMFLELDMTPPNTASLDRSAETELNQSHSVDSSPTKDRGVRKSRSWCQTPKSITSSSSNVSLAACHTATPMAAQ, translated from the exons ATGTCTAAAAATAAGAGCAGTGAGTCAGTGAAGGTGGTAGTCCGATGCCGGCCTCTCAACCACAAAGAGGTGTCCAATGGGCCTGCAGGGGGCATCATCCAGATGGACCTCCGGCTGGGACAGGTAATCCTCAGAAACCCACGCGCACCAGCCAGCGAGCCCCAGAAAACGTTCACATTCGATGGAGTTTATGATGCAAACTCCAAACAGCGAGATCTCTACGATGAGAGTGTCCGACCTCTCATAGATTCGGTACTTGCAGGGTTCAACGGCACCATCTTTGCGTATGGGCAGACCGGAACTGGGAAGACCTACACCATGCAGGGGGCATGGATGGATCCGGAGAAGCGCGGCGTGATCCCCAACGCGTTTGACCACATCTTCACGCACATCTCTCGCTCACAGTCTGATAGGCAATATCTGGTGCGGGCGTCCTACCTCGAGATCTATCTGGAGGAGATTCGGGATCTCCTCGATCCAAAACATGGCAATGCCAGAGCCTTGGAGCTCCGGGAGAATCCGGAGTCAGGGGTGTACGTGCGTGATCTCACATCGTGCGTCTGCAAGAGCATCAAGGAGATCGAAGAGGTTATGAACATGGGCAACCAGGCGAGGGCGGTTGGGGCAACGGACATGAATGAACACTCGTCTCGGTCCCACGCCTTGTTCCTGATCACAGTCGAGTGCAGCCAGCCAGGACCAGACGGGAGGAAACACATCCGGGTCGGACGCCTCAACCTTGTGGATCTGGCTGGCAGTGAGCGCCAAGCCAAGACAGGTGTCCAGGGAGAGCGCCTGAAAGAAGCCGCTAAGATCAACCTTTCGTTGTCAGCACTTGGGAACGTGATCTCAGCACTGGCTGATGGTCGAAGCAGCCATGTGCCGTACCGGGACTCCAAGCTGACCAGGCTCCTGCAGGACTCTTTAGGCGGGAATGCAAAGACTGTCATGGTCGCCACTTTAGGTCCTGCCCCTCAGCACTATGATGAGACCCTCACCACCCTCCGCTACGCCAACCGCGCCAAGAACATCCAGAACCAGCCAAGGGTCAACGAGGATCCCAAGGATGCTCTTCTGCGAGAGTTCCAGAGAGAGATCGCTCGCCTCCGGGCCCAGCTCAACCACAGGAAGTGGAGGAGCAAACAGAAGaaggagcaggtggaggtggacggCGAGGCctgggagagagaaggggacgAAGAGACGGAGGGTGAGGACGAGGAGGGTGTGGAGAAGGCGGCTGAGGAGTACGTGAAGCTGGAGGAGCAGCGGTtggagatggagaaggaggCGATCAGAGGAGATCAGTTCATGCTGGCCGAAGAGAAGCAGAGACTCCTGGGAGAGAAGGAAAGGATGATGGGAGATCTGAGGAAGGAGCAGGAAGCCACCGAGCAACTGACCGCCAAGTACAAG GCGATGGAGAGCAAGCTGCTGGTCGGCGGAAAGAACATCATCGATCACACCAATGAGCAGCAGAAGATGCTGGAGATGAAGAGGCAGGAGATCGCTGACCAG ACGTGTAGCGAGAGGGAGATCCAGCAGCAGATGTTGGTGCAGGACGAAGAGACTCTGGAGCTGAGAGAGACATTCActtctctgcagcaggaggTCGAGGCCAAGACCAAGAAACTCAAGAAG TATCTCAAG CTGTATGCCAAGCTCCAGTGCATCAAAGCGGAGATCCAGGACGTGAACGACGAGCACGTGAGGAGCCGGCAGGAACTGGAGCAAACCCAGAACGAGCTCACCAGAGAGCTCAAATTCAA GTATCTGATCATAGAGAACTTCATCCCTCCAGAGGAGAAGAATAAGATCATGAACaggctgacctttgaccccgagGAGGATCAGTGGAAGTTCCAGCCTCTTGTTCCTGCTGAAAG CAAATCCTCGCAGATGAAGAAAAGGCCGACATCTGCAGTCGGATACAAACGGCCAATCAGCCAGTACGCAAGGGTTGCCATAGCGATGGGAGCTCACTCCAGATACAGG GCTGAGAACATCATGTTTCTGGAGCTCGACATGACTCCTCCAAACACCGCCTCACTGGATCGCTCGGCGGAGACGGAGCTGAACCAAAGTCACTCTGTGGACAGCTCGCCCACCAAGGACAGAGGTGTCCGCAAGTCTCGATCCTG GTGTCAGACCCCAAAATCcatcacctcttcttcttctaatgtGTCCCTGGCGGCGTGCCACACTGCCACACCCATGGCGGCACAGTAA
- the kif3ca gene encoding kinesin-like protein KIF3C isoform X2, with the protein MSKNKSSESVKVVVRCRPLNHKEVSNGPAGGIIQMDLRLGQVILRNPRAPASEPQKTFTFDGVYDANSKQRDLYDESVRPLIDSVLAGFNGTIFAYGQTGTGKTYTMQGAWMDPEKRGVIPNAFDHIFTHISRSQSDRQYLVRASYLEIYLEEIRDLLDPKHGNARALELRENPESGVYVRDLTSCVCKSIKEIEEVMNMGNQARAVGATDMNEHSSRSHALFLITVECSQPGPDGRKHIRVGRLNLVDLAGSERQAKTGVQGERLKEAAKINLSLSALGNVISALADGRSSHVPYRDSKLTRLLQDSLGGNAKTVMVATLGPAPQHYDETLTTLRYANRAKNIQNQPRVNEDPKDALLREFQREIARLRAQLNHRKWRSKQKKEQVEVDGEAWEREGDEETEGEDEEGVEKAAEEYVKLEEQRLEMEKEAIRGDQFMLAEEKQRLLGEKERMMGDLRKEQEATEQLTAKYKAMESKLLVGGKNIIDHTNEQQKMLEMKRQEIADQTCSEREIQQQMLVQDEETLELRETFTSLQQEVEAKTKKLKKLYAKLQCIKAEIQDVNDEHVRSRQELEQTQNELTRELKFKYLIIENFIPPEEKNKIMNRLTFDPEEDQWKFQPLVPAESKSSQMKKRPTSAVGYKRPISQYARVAIAMGAHSRYRAENIMFLELDMTPPNTASLDRSAETELNQSHSVDSSPTKDRGVRKSRSWCQTPKSITSSSSNVSLAACHTATPMAAQ; encoded by the exons ATGTCTAAAAATAAGAGCAGTGAGTCAGTGAAGGTGGTAGTCCGATGCCGGCCTCTCAACCACAAAGAGGTGTCCAATGGGCCTGCAGGGGGCATCATCCAGATGGACCTCCGGCTGGGACAGGTAATCCTCAGAAACCCACGCGCACCAGCCAGCGAGCCCCAGAAAACGTTCACATTCGATGGAGTTTATGATGCAAACTCCAAACAGCGAGATCTCTACGATGAGAGTGTCCGACCTCTCATAGATTCGGTACTTGCAGGGTTCAACGGCACCATCTTTGCGTATGGGCAGACCGGAACTGGGAAGACCTACACCATGCAGGGGGCATGGATGGATCCGGAGAAGCGCGGCGTGATCCCCAACGCGTTTGACCACATCTTCACGCACATCTCTCGCTCACAGTCTGATAGGCAATATCTGGTGCGGGCGTCCTACCTCGAGATCTATCTGGAGGAGATTCGGGATCTCCTCGATCCAAAACATGGCAATGCCAGAGCCTTGGAGCTCCGGGAGAATCCGGAGTCAGGGGTGTACGTGCGTGATCTCACATCGTGCGTCTGCAAGAGCATCAAGGAGATCGAAGAGGTTATGAACATGGGCAACCAGGCGAGGGCGGTTGGGGCAACGGACATGAATGAACACTCGTCTCGGTCCCACGCCTTGTTCCTGATCACAGTCGAGTGCAGCCAGCCAGGACCAGACGGGAGGAAACACATCCGGGTCGGACGCCTCAACCTTGTGGATCTGGCTGGCAGTGAGCGCCAAGCCAAGACAGGTGTCCAGGGAGAGCGCCTGAAAGAAGCCGCTAAGATCAACCTTTCGTTGTCAGCACTTGGGAACGTGATCTCAGCACTGGCTGATGGTCGAAGCAGCCATGTGCCGTACCGGGACTCCAAGCTGACCAGGCTCCTGCAGGACTCTTTAGGCGGGAATGCAAAGACTGTCATGGTCGCCACTTTAGGTCCTGCCCCTCAGCACTATGATGAGACCCTCACCACCCTCCGCTACGCCAACCGCGCCAAGAACATCCAGAACCAGCCAAGGGTCAACGAGGATCCCAAGGATGCTCTTCTGCGAGAGTTCCAGAGAGAGATCGCTCGCCTCCGGGCCCAGCTCAACCACAGGAAGTGGAGGAGCAAACAGAAGaaggagcaggtggaggtggacggCGAGGCctgggagagagaaggggacgAAGAGACGGAGGGTGAGGACGAGGAGGGTGTGGAGAAGGCGGCTGAGGAGTACGTGAAGCTGGAGGAGCAGCGGTtggagatggagaaggaggCGATCAGAGGAGATCAGTTCATGCTGGCCGAAGAGAAGCAGAGACTCCTGGGAGAGAAGGAAAGGATGATGGGAGATCTGAGGAAGGAGCAGGAAGCCACCGAGCAACTGACCGCCAAGTACAAG GCGATGGAGAGCAAGCTGCTGGTCGGCGGAAAGAACATCATCGATCACACCAATGAGCAGCAGAAGATGCTGGAGATGAAGAGGCAGGAGATCGCTGACCAG ACGTGTAGCGAGAGGGAGATCCAGCAGCAGATGTTGGTGCAGGACGAAGAGACTCTGGAGCTGAGAGAGACATTCActtctctgcagcaggaggTCGAGGCCAAGACCAAGAAACTCAAGAAG CTGTATGCCAAGCTCCAGTGCATCAAAGCGGAGATCCAGGACGTGAACGACGAGCACGTGAGGAGCCGGCAGGAACTGGAGCAAACCCAGAACGAGCTCACCAGAGAGCTCAAATTCAA GTATCTGATCATAGAGAACTTCATCCCTCCAGAGGAGAAGAATAAGATCATGAACaggctgacctttgaccccgagGAGGATCAGTGGAAGTTCCAGCCTCTTGTTCCTGCTGAAAG CAAATCCTCGCAGATGAAGAAAAGGCCGACATCTGCAGTCGGATACAAACGGCCAATCAGCCAGTACGCAAGGGTTGCCATAGCGATGGGAGCTCACTCCAGATACAGG GCTGAGAACATCATGTTTCTGGAGCTCGACATGACTCCTCCAAACACCGCCTCACTGGATCGCTCGGCGGAGACGGAGCTGAACCAAAGTCACTCTGTGGACAGCTCGCCCACCAAGGACAGAGGTGTCCGCAAGTCTCGATCCTG GTGTCAGACCCCAAAATCcatcacctcttcttcttctaatgtGTCCCTGGCGGCGTGCCACACTGCCACACCCATGGCGGCACAGTAA